DNA from Frateuria edaphi:
GTGGTGCACGTGGGCGTAGCTCTCCACCACCATGAGCTCGTCGACCACGACCGTGCCCGGCACGCAGACACGGCCGAGATCGTTGCGCTCCAGGTCGATCAGCATGACGTGTTCGGCGCGCTCCTTCGGATGCGCGGCGAGTTCGCGGATGCGCGCCGCGTCGTCGTCGCCGGCCACGCGTGGGCGCGTACCCGCGATGGGACGCGTCTGCGCCACGCCGTCGCGCACTTCGACCAGCCGCTCGGGCGAGGAGCTGACCACGGCCCAGCCAGGCTGTTGCAACAGGCCCGCGAACGGCGCCGGGTTGGCCGCACGCAACGCTCCGTACAAGGCAGTCGGCGCGGGCGGCCGCGCATAGTGCGCGCGCCAGGCGCGCGAGAGATTGGCCTGGAAGATGTCGCCGGCATGCAGGTGTTCGTGGACGCGGGCGACGCCACCCAGGAAACGTTCGGGCGAATCCTCTTCGATGGCGATCGGCGGAGCCAGCGCGGGCAACGCAAGGGAGACGGCAAGGTCCGCCTCCATCGCATCGAGCAGGCCGGCGTCTCCTGCCTCGGCCACCAGCAGCGTGCGGTCGCGGGCATGGTCGATGATGATCGCCGCCGGACAACGCAACGCCAGCGCCACAGGCAGGCCCCCGCCGGGCGGCAGGCGGAGGCGCGGCTCGATTTCACCGGCCAGTTCATAGGCCAGCATCAGCACCCAGCCACCGTGGAACGGCAGCCCGTCGTGCTGCAGCGGCACGCGCTCGGCCTGCCAGGCGGCGTCGAGCGCGTCGAGGAATCGGGCACCCGGCTGCTCTTGTAGACGGCCGTCGGCCTGCAATTGAAGTTTTTCGCGCGGAAACGCGAACAGGATGTCGTAGCGCGCCTGCGCGCTGCCGCGCACCACGCTTTCGAGCAGGCAGGGATAGCGGTCCGCAAAAGCAGCGGCCGGCGCGAGCAGGTCGCGCCGGCCGTCAAGAACCCTCAGATGGCCGCCCACGCTTCCGCTCAGTGGCGGCGGAAGACCAGCGTGCCGTTGGTCCCACCAAAGCCGAAGGAGTTGGAGATCGCGACGTCCACGTCGGCCTTGCGGGCCGTGTGCGGCACGAAGTCCAGGTCGCAGCCTTCGCTCGGCTCGTCCAGGTTGATCGTCGGGGGCAGCACCTGATCGCGCAGCGCCAGGATGGTGAAGATCGCCTCGACGCCACCCGCAGCACCCAGCAGGTGGCCGGTGGTCGACTTGGTCGAACTCATTGCCAGCTTGTAGGCGTGCTCGCCGAACACCTTCTTGGCCGCCATCACCTCGCCGAGGTCGCCCAGCGGCGTGGAGGTGCCGTGCGCATTGATGTACTGCACTTCGGTCGGATTGACGCCGGCGTCGTCCAGCGCCGCCTGCATGCAGCGCGCGGCACCCTCGCCGCCCTCGCTCGGCGCGGTGATGTGGTACGCGTCGCCGCTCATGCCGAAGCCGACCAGCTCGGCGTAGATCTTCGCGCCACGTGCCTTCGCGTGTTCGTACTCTTCCAGCATCAGCACGCCTGCGCCGTCGGACAGCACGAAGCCGTCGCGGTCCTTGTCCCACGGGCGACTGGCCTTGGTCGGCTCGTCGTTGCGGGTGGACATGGCCTTGGCCGAGCAGAAACCCGCCATCGCCGTGCCGGTGGTGGCGAACTCGGCGCCGCCGGCGATCATCACGTCCGCATCGCCGTACTGGATCATGCGCATCGCAAGGCCGATGTTGTGCGTGGCCGTGGTGCAGGCGGTGACACAAGCAATGTTCGGGCCCTTGAGGCCGAACATGATCGACAGGTGGCCGGACACCATGTTGATGATCGAGCTGGGCACGAAGAAGGGCGACACGCGACGCGGGCCCTTCTCGTGCAGTTCGATCGAGGTGTCCTCGATGGTGTTCAGACCACCGATGCCGGCGCCGACGGCCACGCCGATACGCGGCGCGTTCGCCTCGGTGATCTCCAGTCCGGAATCGCGCAGCGCCTGCGTGCCGGCTGCAATCCCGTAGTGGATGAACGGATCCATCTTCTTGACGTCCTTCGGCGGCATCCACTGTGCTGGGTCGAAGTCGCGCACCTGCCCGGCAATGCGCGTGGCATAGCCGGTGGCGTCGAAGTGGGTCACCTGGCCGATGCCGCTGTTGCCCTTGAGGATGTTGTCCCAGGCGGTGGCGATGTCATTGCCGACCGGCGAAATGATGCCCATGCCGGTCACTACGACGCGTCGTTTGCTCATGGATTTTAATCCTTACGTGTTCTCTGGGCTCGCTGCTGCGCAACGGCCGGCGTCCAGCCACCATACGGTATCGGACGTTTCAAAACGCAGAAACGAAAACTGCGCCAAGGTGGCGCAGCTTTCAGTATCGCCACGTGAACGGAACCCGCGCCGCCATGGGCGCAGACACCGGCCACGAAACCGATCAGTCCTTGGTGTGGGCCTTGATGTAGTCCACGGCCTGCTGAACGGTGGTGATCTTCTCGGCCTCTTCGTCCGGGATCTCGGTCTCGAACTCTTCCTCGAGAGCCATCACCAGCTCCACCGTGTCCAGCGAATCGGCGCCCAGGTCGTCCACGAACGAAGCGTTCGCCGTGACTTCGTCTTCCTTCACGCCCAGCTGCTCGATGACGATCTTCTTGACGCGCTCTTCGATGGTGCTCATGTTGCCAAACCTCCCAAGGGGTGTGCTTTTTTGTCGGGCCGGCACGGGTCCGGCAAAGGACGGCGAATTGTAGTGGCTAAGCGACCAGGCCGCCATTGGTCCGCCGACAGGTTCAAACGCGCAGGCTTTCCGGCCGGCGCGAAAGGTCAATTGTCGCCTAAAAACGGATTCTTGGCGACAACCGCGCCATACGTCAGGGCATGTACATGCCGCCATTGACGTGCAACGTTTCCCCGGTGATGTAGGCGGCAGCCGGCGAAGCAAGGAAACCCACGGCCTTGGCGATATCGCCCGCCTCGCCCAGGCGGCCCAGCGCGATCTGCCCCAGCAGCGCCTGCTTCGATTCCTCCGGCAGTGCGCGGGTCATGTCGGTATCGATGAAACCGGGCGCGACCACGTTGACAGTGATGCCGCGCGAACCGATCTCGCGCGCCAGCGATTTGGAGAAGGCGATGATGCCGGCCTTGGCCGCCGCGTAGTTGGCCTGCCCCGGATTGCCGGTGAGGCCGATCACCGAGGCGATCGAAATGATGCGACCCTTGCGCGCTTTCATCATGCCCCGCATCACGGCCTTGGAGGTGCGGTAGACCGAGGTCAGGTTGGTATCGATGATCGCCTGCCAGTCCTCGTCCTTCATGCGCATCAGCAGCTGGTCGCGCGTGATGCCGGCGTTGTTGACCAAAATCGAGACGGCGCCGAATTCCTTGCCGATCGCGTCGATCAATGCCTCGACCGCGGCGCCATCGGTCACGTCCAGCACGCGGCCGTGGCCACCGTTCGCCGCCAGGCGCTCGCCGATGGCCGTGGCGCCATTCTCGCTGGTGGCGGTACCGATCACGGTGGCGCCCATCGCCACCAGCTCGTCGGCGATCGCCGCGCCGATGCCGCGGCTGGCGCCGGTGACCAGCGCGATTTCTCCTTCCAGAATCTTGCTCATCGTCATGCCCTTTTGCAGGAATCCTGGGACGGTCGCGAGGCCCGTCCCGTCAGAGGTGGTTTACGCCAGCGCCGCTTCGAGTTCGGCCGGCGCGCCGATGGCGCGCGCATCCAAACCCTTGTCGATGCGCTTGATGAGACCCGAGAGCACCTTGCCCGGCCCGCACTCGAGCACACGGGTGGCGCCGTTGCCGGCAAGGGCCTGTACGCATTCGGTCCAGCGCACCGGGAGGTAAAGCTGGCGCTGCAGCGCGCCGCGGATTTCCTCCACGTTGCCGTAGCTGCGCGCCTCTGCGTTCTGCACCACCGGGATGGTGGGCAGCGACCAATCGATCGCCGCCATGCGTTCGCCAAGCCGATCGGCGGCCTCGCGCATCAGGGCGCAGTGCGAGGGCACCGACACCGCGAGCTTGACCGCCTTCTTCACGCCCAGCTCGGCGAGCTTCACCAGGGCACGGTCGACCGCCTCCGCGTTGCCGGCGATCACCAGTTGCCCGGGCGAGTTGTAGTTGGCCGGGGAGACAACCTGGCCCTGCGCGACCTCCTCGCACACCTGCGCAATCTGCGCATCGTCACCGCCAAGAATCGCCGCCATCGCACCCACGCCCGGTGGCACCGCCGCCTGCATCAGGCGACCGCGTTCCGCCACCAGCGCGGCGGCATCGTGCAGCGACAGGGCGCCGGCGCAGACCAGCGCGCTGTATTCGCCCAGGCTGTGGCCGGACAGCTGCGCAGGCCGCGCGCCACCGAGCATGGCCCACACGCGCCACACCGCCACGCTCGCCGCCAGCAGCGCCGGCTGCGTGTTCTCGGTGCGGTTCAGTTGGTCCTCTGGACCTTGCTGGCTGAGCTGCCACAGGTCGACGCCGGCGCCCTGCGACGCTTCCTCGAAAGTCGCCTGCACTTCCGCGTGCGCGGCGGCGAGGTCGGCCAGCATGCCAACCGATTGCGATCCCTGGCCGGGGAAGACGAAGGCGAGCGAGGCGGAGGTATCGGTCATCGGTGTCGATCCGTCAAAGGCAAAAAGGCGATGATGCCAGCAGCGGCGCGCGTACGCAGCCGTATAGGTTCTGCGCGCGACTGCTGGCGCTCCTCGGACCTTGCTTATCGGCCACGCCGGAAACGACGATGCCGCCCGAAGGCGGCATCGCGGCAGGGCAGTCGGACTCAGTAGCGCAGCAGCGCCGAAGCCCAGGTGAAGCCGCCGCCGAAAGCTTCCAGCAGCAGGTTCTGCCCGCGCTGCACCTTGCCCGAGCGCACCGCGTAGTCCAGTGCCAGCGGCACCGAACCCGACGAGGTATTGGCGTGCTTGTCGACGGTCACGATGACTTGGTCCATCGACATGTTCAGCCGCTTGGCGGTGGCCTCGATGATGCGCAGGTTGGCCTGATGCGGAATCAGCCAGTCGAGCTGCGAAGCCTCCATGCCGGCGGCCTTCAGGGTCTGCTCGACGAGGGAGTCGAGTGTCTTGACCGCGACCTTGAATACCTCGCGACCGGCCATCTTGATGCGCACGCCATGATTGGGCTCGTCGCGGAAGCCGACCGACACGCCGACCGGATTCCACAGCAATTCCTTGTGGCCGCCGTCGGCATGCATGCAGGTGGCGTAGATGCCCGGCTCGTCGCTGGCCTCGAGCACCACCGCACCGGCGCCGTCGCCGAACAGCACGCAGGTCTCACGCTCCTTCCAGTCGATCATGCGCGTCAGCGTCTCGGCGCCGATCACGAGCGCCTTCTTCGTCTGGCCGCTGCGGATGAACTTGTCCGCCACGCCCAGCGCGTAGACAAAACCGGAGCAGGCCGCGTTGACGTCGAATGCGGCGCAGCCGTTGGCGCCCAGGCGGTGCTGTACCAGGCAGGCGGTCGACGGGAAGATCAGGTCCGGCGTGGTGGTGCCCAGCACGATCAGGTCGAGCTCCGAAGCCTTGACGCCAGCGGCGGCGAGCGCGCGCTCGGCGGCGAGGAAGGCCAGGTCGCCGGTGGTCTCGCCCTCGGCGGCGACGTGGCGCTGGCGAATGCCGGTGCGGGACTGGATCCACTCGTCGCTGGTCTCGACGAACTTCTCCAGGTCGAAGTTGCTCAGCACGCGCTCGGGAAGCGCGCTGCCGGTGCCGATGATGCGGGCGTAGGTCGAGGCCATGGACTTTCCATCTGCATGCGGAGGCGAGGAACTGGCGCCGGGGCTGCTGCGCCGATGTCCAGCCACGCCGAAACCGCAACGTTACGTTCGCGGACGCCGAAACGCAAAGCGGCGCGTCGCCGCGCCGCCCTGTTGCGTCCGATGGAAGCCGCTTACTCGGCGTCGACGGCCGCGGCGGTGTCGATCACCTTCTTGCCGCGGTAGTAGCCGTCCTTCGTGATGTGGTGGCGCAGGTGCACCTCGCCGCTGGTCGGGTCGGTCGCCAGCTGCACGGTCTTGAGCTTGTCGTGCGAACGACGCATGCCGCGGGTGGACGGGGTCTTGCGGCTCTTGGCAACGGCCATGGGTGTATCTCCGGCTTCAATCGGTTTTCTTGAGTTCGCGCAGAACCGCGAACGGGTTGTCGTTGGGCTCAGGCACGGATTCCTCCGGCCCGGGGCCAGTCACTTCGGGTGGCAAGCTGCTGTCCGGGTTGACCGGTACCAGCGGCACTGCCAACAGCAATTCGTCCTCGATGACGGCGGCCAGGTCCAGCTTGCCGTCGTCATCAACCAGCAGCGGCTCGCAACCCGGCGGCAGAGCCGCTTCTTCGCGCTCGTTGCGGATCAGGCCAAGCCGGCTGTCCACCGTCAGGGGCAGCACGAACGGTTCGAGCGTACGCTGACAGGTCAGCGTCAGCGGCGCCTCGACATGCACCTGAAGGTAGGCCGTGCCGAAATCGTCGCGACCAAAATCCAGTGCGTACTGGGCCGCCCCTTCGTTGCCGGCCAGCATCCCGCACAGGCGGGACATGGCGGCCACGGGGAGCGCTCCGGCGAACGAACGCCGCGCCGAGACCATGCGCCAAGCGTCCACGGACTCTGGCAGTGTCACGGACATAATCGCGAAATCTTAGGGTCGACGGGGGTCCAAGTCAACCGCGCCACCCGGGCTTTGCCTGCCGTCGGGACTGCGGCAGACTGCCCTTCCAATCGTAACCGGTTCTCCTTGTGCCCGCTTCCCTTGCCTTTGGCCTCGCCGCGATGTGCCTGCTGCTGGTGGGCGCCGGTGCGTTCGTGCTGGTGGGCCGGCGGCGCAGGCTGGAACGGCGGCGCCACAGCATGCACCGGTTGCTGGAGCTGGCCGACCAGCTGGAATCGGACCTGAAAACGTGCCGCAAAGGCCTCAAGCAGGCCCATGCGGTGATGTCCTTCAACCCCGACCAGCCGGCCGCCGGCGAGCAGGAAGCCAAGCAGGCGATCGACGCCGGCCTGCGCTCGCTGCTGCAGCAGCGGCTGTGGATCCGCGACTGTGCCCCCGACGCCAGTCAGCAGGGCCTGGACGAGGCGGCTGCCGACATGAGCCAGACCCGCGCCCGGCTGCGCCCGCTGGTGCGGGCGCTGGAGCGCGCGCACCACGAGCTGGACGACGCCATGCGCGAACACATCCGCCGCGAATCGGACGTATGACGCGGCTGGTCCTGGGTTCCACCTCGCGCTACCGCGCGGAGCTGCTGCGACGGCTGGCGCCGGACTTCGAACAGCGGGCGCCCGGCGCGGACGAAACCCTGGCGCCCGGCGAGTCCCCGGCCGAAGGCGCCCTGCGACTGGCGATTGCCAAGGCAGAAGGCGCCGCACGCGGGCTCGACGGGGCGCTGGTGATCGGCTCGGACCAGATCGCCGAACTCGATGGGCGCGCCCTGGGCAAGCCCGGCAGCGTTGATGGCGCGCGGGCCCAGCTGGCCGATTGCGCCGGCCGCGAGGTGCACTTCCACACGGGGTTATGCCTGCTCGACACTCGCGATGGGCGTCGCCATACGCACCTGGACACCACGCGCGTGCGGTTCCGGCAGCTCACGGAAGCGGAGATCGTCCGCTACGTCGAGCGCGAGATGCCGCTCGATTGCGCTGGCAGCTTCAAATGCGAGGGCCTGGGGATCTCGCTGTTCGACCGTATCGACAGCAGCGACCCGACGGCGCTGGTGGGCCTGCCATTGATCGCGCTGGCGCGGCTGCTACGCGAGGCCGGCCTGGCCATTCCGTAAATCGGCTGCCAGGCTCCAGCCCGGCAGTCGCTTCGGCGAGACGCTTGGTGGGCTGAAACCTACCCTACGGTCGCGGCAAGGCTTGCGCGTTGCGCCAGAACAGGCAGGACGCCGGATCGGCAACCCGTGCCAGTGGCTCCGCCGGCACCCGACCGCGGTAATAAGCAAAGCTCTTGCGCCCGTCGAACAGCACCAACCGCGTGGCCAGCTCCGGCGACCGGATGCTTCCGCAGATCGCGCCAAGTCGCTCCAGCTTCTCGCGCTCGCGCATCACCTCGCTCACCACCAGCAACATCGGTGCGCCCGCATGCGCGGCGCGCAGCCCTGCTTCGTCGCGTCCCCAGATCGCCAACTGCGGCGCGCGGCCATGCTTGACGTTGAGCGTGCTGTCCAGCGAATACACCGGGCGTCCGTCGAGCTGGAACTCGAGCTCCGCGGCGAGCATGAAATTGTCGGCTACCAGCACTGCATCCTTCTGTCCCAGCAGGGTGCGTGCCTGCGCCGCGCTCTGGCGCCAACCCACGAAGTTGGTCGGGAAGGCCTTGCTCGCAGCCAGCACTTCGGCGCCGTGCGGGCTGGCCGCCAGCGCCAGGTAAGCCAGT
Protein-coding regions in this window:
- a CDS encoding aminodeoxychorismate synthase component I; translation: MGGHLRVLDGRRDLLAPAAAFADRYPCLLESVVRGSAQARYDILFAFPREKLQLQADGRLQEQPGARFLDALDAAWQAERVPLQHDGLPFHGGWVLMLAYELAGEIEPRLRLPPGGGLPVALALRCPAAIIIDHARDRTLLVAEAGDAGLLDAMEADLAVSLALPALAPPIAIEEDSPERFLGGVARVHEHLHAGDIFQANLSRAWRAHYARPPAPTALYGALRAANPAPFAGLLQQPGWAVVSSSPERLVEVRDGVAQTRPIAGTRPRVAGDDDAARIRELAAHPKERAEHVMLIDLERNDLGRVCVPGTVVVDELMVVESYAHVHHIVSNVRGRLREGVTPGQVIAATFPGGTITGCPKVRCMEIIAAIEEGPRGAYTGALGYLDLSGELDLNILIRTFTQTGSDVTLRAGAGIVTDSIAERELDETRAKARGLLRALGAPG
- the fabF gene encoding beta-ketoacyl-ACP synthase II: MSKRRVVVTGMGIISPVGNDIATAWDNILKGNSGIGQVTHFDATGYATRIAGQVRDFDPAQWMPPKDVKKMDPFIHYGIAAGTQALRDSGLEITEANAPRIGVAVGAGIGGLNTIEDTSIELHEKGPRRVSPFFVPSSIINMVSGHLSIMFGLKGPNIACVTACTTATHNIGLAMRMIQYGDADVMIAGGAEFATTGTAMAGFCSAKAMSTRNDEPTKASRPWDKDRDGFVLSDGAGVLMLEEYEHAKARGAKIYAELVGFGMSGDAYHITAPSEGGEGAARCMQAALDDAGVNPTEVQYINAHGTSTPLGDLGEVMAAKKVFGEHAYKLAMSSTKSTTGHLLGAAGGVEAIFTILALRDQVLPPTINLDEPSEGCDLDFVPHTARKADVDVAISNSFGFGGTNGTLVFRRH
- the acpP gene encoding acyl carrier protein, translating into MSTIEERVKKIVIEQLGVKEDEVTANASFVDDLGADSLDTVELVMALEEEFETEIPDEEAEKITTVQQAVDYIKAHTKD
- the fabG gene encoding 3-oxoacyl-ACP reductase FabG — its product is MSKILEGEIALVTGASRGIGAAIADELVAMGATVIGTATSENGATAIGERLAANGGHGRVLDVTDGAAVEALIDAIGKEFGAVSILVNNAGITRDQLLMRMKDEDWQAIIDTNLTSVYRTSKAVMRGMMKARKGRIISIASVIGLTGNPGQANYAAAKAGIIAFSKSLAREIGSRGITVNVVAPGFIDTDMTRALPEESKQALLGQIALGRLGEAGDIAKAVGFLASPAAAYITGETLHVNGGMYMP
- the fabD gene encoding ACP S-malonyltransferase, whose product is MTDTSASLAFVFPGQGSQSVGMLADLAAAHAEVQATFEEASQGAGVDLWQLSQQGPEDQLNRTENTQPALLAASVAVWRVWAMLGGARPAQLSGHSLGEYSALVCAGALSLHDAAALVAERGRLMQAAVPPGVGAMAAILGGDDAQIAQVCEEVAQGQVVSPANYNSPGQLVIAGNAEAVDRALVKLAELGVKKAVKLAVSVPSHCALMREAADRLGERMAAIDWSLPTIPVVQNAEARSYGNVEEIRGALQRQLYLPVRWTECVQALAGNGATRVLECGPGKVLSGLIKRIDKGLDARAIGAPAELEAALA
- a CDS encoding beta-ketoacyl-ACP synthase III, which encodes MASTYARIIGTGSALPERVLSNFDLEKFVETSDEWIQSRTGIRQRHVAAEGETTGDLAFLAAERALAAAGVKASELDLIVLGTTTPDLIFPSTACLVQHRLGANGCAAFDVNAACSGFVYALGVADKFIRSGQTKKALVIGAETLTRMIDWKERETCVLFGDGAGAVVLEASDEPGIYATCMHADGGHKELLWNPVGVSVGFRDEPNHGVRIKMAGREVFKVAVKTLDSLVEQTLKAAGMEASQLDWLIPHQANLRIIEATAKRLNMSMDQVIVTVDKHANTSSGSVPLALDYAVRSGKVQRGQNLLLEAFGGGFTWASALLRY
- the rpmF gene encoding 50S ribosomal protein L32, producing MAVAKSRKTPSTRGMRRSHDKLKTVQLATDPTSGEVHLRHHITKDGYYRGKKVIDTAAAVDAE
- a CDS encoding YceD family protein, with amino-acid sequence MSVTLPESVDAWRMVSARRSFAGALPVAAMSRLCGMLAGNEGAAQYALDFGRDDFGTAYLQVHVEAPLTLTCQRTLEPFVLPLTVDSRLGLIRNEREEAALPPGCEPLLVDDDGKLDLAAVIEDELLLAVPLVPVNPDSSLPPEVTGPGPEESVPEPNDNPFAVLRELKKTD
- a CDS encoding Maf family protein encodes the protein MTRLVLGSTSRYRAELLRRLAPDFEQRAPGADETLAPGESPAEGALRLAIAKAEGAARGLDGALVIGSDQIAELDGRALGKPGSVDGARAQLADCAGREVHFHTGLCLLDTRDGRRHTHLDTTRVRFRQLTEAEIVRYVEREMPLDCAGSFKCEGLGISLFDRIDSSDPTALVGLPLIALARLLREAGLAIP